The Xenopus tropicalis strain Nigerian chromosome 7, UCB_Xtro_10.0, whole genome shotgun sequence genome includes a region encoding these proteins:
- the LOC100498493 gene encoding toll-like receptor 12, producing MDLCFKRKHWKTCYYLIGCILLFLPSISFGWTVKKCNVADRSMLLRDPMFATRCSLYKNATSLALCGNITNITADISDVPSTINILCLSGSNTFIPGGTFANFKRIKYLFMKMPLVRIYPNAFKGLESLESLAISFLGHSKCNNLSIPTDAFSNLYYLRDLSIEGFKLVKSMLIHLPFSTSLYSLSLPTNCITDLFHVFHIFQNLIFIHNLDVGSNKIERVSLQHDLNISLPNITELVLEKNPLILIQQNALARFGIHLLNLGFTKLNLEDILNAGVENLKSLSLTSACRRAINKTHTLCSIAQRFQLKSLSAPVNRFSGIYTKDFLGCSSLEFLNLNHNHIHIVDPDLLYTLPKLKELHLSYSLLHMNLCPLSYQDNFTSSVEALYFIGNRITVLKNKQFFCMTKLTDLLLARNGIEHIEESAFWGLNDLRVLDLRNNRLTSLQISSLSGLSNLMELYLQNNVMESMQRYSLKWQTKLRLVKIGFVSVSVSFELFPNTETLDIQTTGKYITVFMNETAASSLKSLSVNGSHVELDIKCGHQFFSTLRELKVINNNGLISCSHYGYQLEHFENLENIQYHFSGAPLTRNVNFSNIANLRSLEVENLATALDPNVPPNDLFHKLHKLEVLKLFNCGFKYMTTALLKDMRSLRVLVMKNQMILAVDPGLQNTLSPLEFIYFIDVTFQCDCDNSWFVTWALEDKHTFVSGICSLFCLQLNKKFNLVNFSESSCRQEIDFMLFVITFTSLLLFIVLTMLCNIFNSDIIQLFYVFQIWLKKLRGKTNNPIAYEYDAFVSYCSRDQGWVVNYLVPNLEEKGRNTIKLCLHNRDFLVGKDIVDNIMDSIYKSRKTICLISYNYLQSDWCSLEMRMATYKLLAEKNDDLILVFLESISGYHLSAYHRLARIVRKKTYIDWPQEENEQAEFWERLRMTVLETKED from the coding sequence ATGGATTTGTGTTTCAAACGAAAGCATTGGAAGACCTGCTACTATTTAATTGGCTGCATTCTTTTATTCTTGCCATCCATTAGTTTTGGGTGGACTGTAAAAAAATGCAACGTTGCAGATAGATCTATGCTACTTCGTGATCCCATGTTTGCCACTCGCTgttctttatataaaaatgcaACTTCCCTGGCTTTGTGTGGCAATATTACAAATATAACTGCTGACATATCAGATGTTCCTTCTACAATTAATATCCTCTGTCTTTCTGGCAGCAACACATTCATTCCAGGAGGCACCTTTGCTAACTTCAAGAGGATCAAATATTTGTTCATGAAGATGCCTTTGGTGAGAATTTACCCAAATGCCTTCAAAGGACTGGAAAGTCTAGAATCTCTCGCAATCTCATTTCTCGGGCATTCAAAGTGCAATAATCTCTCTATACCCACAGATGCCTTTAGCAATTTATACTATTTGAGAGATCTCAGCATAGAAGGATTTAAACTGGTCAAAAGCATGCTCATACATCTTCCTTTCTCTACATCCCTCTATTCACTTTCACTTCCTACAAACTGCATCACTGACTTGTTTCATGTGTTTCATATCTTCCAAAACCTCATCTTTATACATAACTTAGATGTGGGTTCTAACAAAATAGAGCGTGTCAGTCTTCAGCACGATCTAAATATAAGTCTGCCAAACATAACAGAGcttgttttggaaaaaaatcccTTAATTCTCATCCAGCAAAACGCCTTAGCGAGATTTGGTATACATCTTTTAAATCTTGGTTTTACAAAGTTAAATTTGGAAGACATATTGAACGCTGGAGTAGAGAACTTAAAAAGTTTGAGTCTTACATCTGCATGTAGACGTGCAATTAACAAAACACATACGTTGTGCTCGATAGCTCAAAGATTTCAGCTTAAATCACTCAGTGCACCAGTCAACCGATTCTCTGGAATCTACACAAAAGACTTTTTAGGTTGCTCTTCTCTTGAATTCCTTAACTTAAACCATAATCATATACATATTGTTGACCCTGACCTACTCTACACATTACCAAAGTTAAAAGAATTGCATTTGTCTTATAGCCTGCTTCATATGAATCTATGCCCTTTATCATATCAAGATAATTTTACATCAAGTGTAGAAGCACTGTATTTCATTGGCAATAGAATCACTGTTTTGAAAAACAAGCAATTCTTTTGTATGACTAAGCTTACAGATTTACTTCTCGCTAGGAATGGCATTGAACACATTGAAGAATCAGCATTTTGGGGGCTGAATGATTTGCGAGTGTTAGATCTAAGAAATAACAGACTTACCTCTTTACAAATTAGCTCTCTATCAGGGCTTTCTAATTTAATGGAACTCTATTTACAAAACAATGTGATGGAAAGTATGCAAAGATACTCTTTAAAATGGCAAACCAAACTCCGCCTAGTGAAAATTGGCTTTGTGTCCGTTTCTGTTAGTTTTGAATTGTTTCCAAACACAGAGACATTAGACATCCAAACAACTGGTAAATATATAACTGTGTTTATGAATGAAACTGCAGCTTCCTCTCTGAAATCACTGAGCGTGAATGGAAGTCATGTCGAATTAGATATTAAGTGCGGCCAtcaatttttttccactttaagaGAATTGAAAGTAATTAACAACAATGGATTAATTTCATGCTCACATTATGGTTACCAGCTGGAGCACTTTGAGAATCTGGAGAATATACAGTACCATTTTAGCGGTGCCCCTTTGACTAGAAATGTCAATTTTTCAAATATTGCTAATCTGAGAAGTCTAGAAGTAGAAAACCTTGCAACAGCCCTTGACCCGAATGTTCCCCCAAATGATCTTTTCCATAAGCTGCACAAACTGGAAGTTCTCAAGCTTTTCAACTGTGGATTTAAATACATGACCACCGCGCTTCTCAAGGACATGAGATCCCTGAGAGTTCTTGTAATGAAGAATCAAATGATTCTAGCAGTCGACCCAGGATTACAGAATACACTGAGTCCATTGGAATTCATCTATTTTATTGATGTTACGTTCCAATGCGATTGTGATAATTCTTGGTTTGTTACCTGGGCACTAGAAGACAAACACACATTTGTATCAGGGATCTGTTCTTTATTTTGCCTTCAGCTTAATAAGAAGTTTAACCTGGTGAATTTCAGTGAAAGTAGCTGCAGACAGGAAATAGATTTTATGCTGTTTGTAATAACATTTACTTCACTGCTCCTGTTTATTGTGCTAACTATGCTCTGCAATATTTTTAATTCAGATATCATCCAACTTTTTTACGTATTTCAGATATGGTTGAAGAAACTTCGGGGTAAAACAAACAATCCCATTGCATATGAATACGATGCCTTTGTGTCTTACTGCAGCAGGGATCAAGGCTGGGTGGTAAACTACCTTGTCCCTAATTTGGAAGAAAAAGGGAGAAATACTATAAAACTGTGTTTGCACAATAGGGATTTTCTGGTTGGAAAAGATATTGTGGATAACATAATGGATAGTATCTACAAGAGCAGGAAGACCATCTGCTTAATTAGTTACAATTATTTGCAGAGTGACTGGTGCTCTTTAGAAATGAGGATGGCCACCTATAAGTTACTTGCAGAGAAAAACGATGatctgattttagtttttttggaaaGCATTTCTGGTTACCATTTGTCAGCATATCACAGATTGGCAAGGATCGTGAGAAAGAAAACATACATAGATTGGCCTCAGGAAGAGAATGAGCAAGCTGAATTCTGGGAGAGGCTGAGAATGACAGTTCTGGAAACTAAGGAAGATTAA
- the LOC100498331 gene encoding glutathione S-transferase omega-1, whose translation MGVTWWWITGGVILHLTAYTAHQSPIMAGSTKSLAKGSPAPGPVPDGLIRAYLMRFCPFAQRAQLVLIAREINYEVVYVNTLNKPDWFFEKSPFGLVPAIETSEGQLIYESLIVCDYLDEVSPGKKLTPEDPFQKAQQRMLLEHFFKVENLVFKILGALKNNADTSALKAEFLKKLILFDEIVSKLNTPYVGGSSVSMADYMMWPIFERFSIFGVKDCLEKTPHLHQWYQLMLQDPAVKATFTKPEVQEGFFKLYLQGIPEAVDYGI comes from the exons ATGGGAGTGACTTGGTGGTGGATCACTGGAGG GGTGATCTTACATCTAACTGCCTACACTGCCCATCAGTCTCCTATAATGGCCGGATCCACAAAGAGCTTGGCTAAAG gcaGCCCTGCTCCAGGCCCAGTGCCTGATGGATTAATTCGTGCCTACCTGATGAGGTTTTGCCCATTTGCACAGAGGGCACAACTTGTCTTAATTGCCAGAGAAATCAA ctaTGAAGTGGTTTATGTCAATACACTGAACAAACCTGACTGGTTCTTTGAGAAAAGTCCATTCGGCCTGGTACCAGCTATTGAGACCAGCGAGGGGCAGCTGATCTACGAGTCTCTAATTGTATGTGATTATCTGGATGAGGTGTCTCCTGGGAAGAAACTGACTCCAGAGGACCCATTCCAAAAAGCCCAACAGAGGATGTTGCTGGAACATTTTTTCAAG GTTGAGAATCTGGTGTTTAAAATTCTGGGGGCATTAAAAAATAATGCAGATACATCAGCACTAAAGGCAGAGTTCCTGAAGAAACTGATTCTGTTTGATGAG ATTGTGTCTAAACTGAACACTCCTTACGTTGGCGGAAGCAGCGTCTCTATGGCTGACTACATGATGTGGCCCATTTTTGAGCGATTTAGCATATTTGGAGTGAAAGA CTGTTTGGAGAAAACCCCCCACCTCCACCAGTGGTACCAGCTCATGTTGCAGGACCCAGCAGTCAAggccacatttactaagccaGAGGTTCAAGAAGGTTTCTTTAAACTTTACCTCCAGGGAATTCCAGAAGCAGTTGACTATGGCATTTAA